The genomic stretch GGCCGGAATCAGTTACCCCAATATGAGTTTCACCAGCAATGCGCAAGGTAATGTGTTCAAAAACACGCTGGCTTTGGGTTTCGATAATGGTAGCTGGGTGAAATCTCAACTGCCTTCAGGCCAGAGCATTGTGCTCACAATCGGTGTGAGCGGCGTATTGGATATGACTCTGCTACAGGATACCATTCGTCTGATTGCTGACGATGAAGGTGAAGTGGGGGATCCTGAACTTTCTCTGAAAATCGCCTCACCAATGAATGGCGCGGAGTTTGAAGAAGGTCAAACCGTTACCATGCTCGCAAACGTAACCGCAACCAACACCACTGTTAAAGCGGTGACTTTCTTCGTTGACAACCAACAAGTCGCACGTGTAACACAAGCACCTTTCCAAGCAAATTGGCTGTCAGCGGGTGTGGGGCCACACACGATTAAAGCGATGGTGGAAAGTCACTCTGGTCTAAAACAAGAGCAAGCCGTCAGCATCACGGTGAAAGAGAAGCAGGTTGAGCCACCTGTTGATCCTGTTGTGCGTGAACTGGCGTTTGTCGCACCAACACAAGGTCAAACGCTTACCGTCGATCAGGCGACAACAATCCAAGCGCGTGTTGAAGGCGATTCGATTTCCACTCTTGAGTTTTGGGCAAACGACCGCAAACTTGGTCAACGGAATATCACGCCGACCCAAACAACATACTCGCACTCCTGGACGCCAAGCGAAGTGGGCAACGCAGCCCTCAAAGTGGTGGTGCTAGACCAGAACAACCAACTGGTTGAGCAGCGCAGTATTGCGGTTTCTATTCAAGATGAGCCAAGCTTTGTAAGCCCGGAAGTGAGCTTTATTTCGCCAGCGAATGGCTCTAAGTTTGAAGAAGGCAATACCGTTGCGATCACCGTTCGTGCGACAGACGCAGATGATGACTTGTCACGCGTTATCGTAAAAGCAAACAACCAGCAAATTTGTGCGTTTAACGCGTCAACGGAAAGCCAATACTCATGCAACTGGACGGCATCTCAAGTGGGTGATGTCACTCTTGAAGCGCTGGCCACCGATGCGGAAAACTTAACATCGACTGCGCGTGTGAAGATCACCGTTGAAAAAGTAGAAACGCCGACCCCTCCGCCTCCGGGTGATTTGTGCGCCGATTTCAACGTGTACCCAGATTGGACTCGCGGGGATCACGCCACGGGCGGTGACATCATGGTCCACAAAAACATCGCTTACTCAGCGGTATACTGGACGCAATCTGTTCCTGGCAGCGATAGCTCATGGTCATTGCATCTAAACTGTGATGGCACAGATCCGGGCACTGCTCCAGCACTGTCACTACGTAACCCAATGGACCCAGTACGTCTAGAAGTCGCTGGCTGGCCAAACACATTCGTGGTGGCGAGCCCATCAACTCAGGCACCAAATACTCTGGCGGTCGAAGCAAGCAGCAGTGATGCCCTAGCCGATGTAGAACAACTAACGCGTGCGTTTGTGTCAGTTTTGGAGCAAGCAGAGAATGCAGGTACCGCATCCATCGTGATTCAATCGGATGTTCTGGATCTTGCCACGCGAGACAAAGGTGCATCGTTTGGTACCGTTGCGGTGAAACAAGCCTTGACGAACGCCATTGATATCACGGGTAGCCGTATTGATATTGATGCGATTAATGAACTGAGTGACGATGTGAAAGGCTGGGCGAATGCGCACAACTTGATCTTCACCACGCTTGCACCACAAGCGACATTCGGTTGGTCACTGAGCATTGGTGAATTCGCTTACGATACGCATTCTGGCCGTCAATCGGTATGGGATGAAGCGTCTGTTTTCACGGCGGATTTACTGGATAACTTCGAGCTTTACAAAGTGGATTCTGCAAACAAAGCGGACTTTGTCGCCTTTACTAAGTCGAGCGAGACGGCTGCGCTAACCAGCGAGCAGTGGCATCACGCGCTTGAGTTCGTCAAACAGGTTACAGATTACGTTGAAGCGCCTGCAATGCTTAGCAATATGCCGACTGAGCAAAGCGCTAACTATTTCATGGGCAACACACAAAGTGAGCAGCAAATTCGTAAAGCGGCTTACAGTAACGTGTTTGCACTGATGTTTGACCAAGACTCTCCTGTATTAACCAGCAAGATTGAACTGTATCAAACGGCAAAAGTACCACTGTACTACGTAGGTGAAGAGTTAGAGAAAGGTTCATTAACTCGCATTGAAGCGCTCAACCAAGAGTTGACGAACGCGGAAAATGTCATGAACAACGAAGTCTTCTTATACGAAACGCCTCAATCTCAGTGGGTTCCGTCAACCGTTTATAAGTGGAACGATTTCCTCGATGGTTTGAACGCAATGCACAACATTGGTGTGGCGGGCAACAAGTTCTGGCTAATGAACGATGAAGATGATGACGCGACCAACATCAAATACGCGAAAGTTGCGATTGCTGCGTTCCTTGCACAAAGTATGCAAGAGACGATTCGTTACAACGCCTGTGATGAAAACAACTGGTCTGAAGTGAAATACGGCGCGCCAGCGGATTACCCAATGACAGCCAGCTGTGGGCAACTTGGTCAAAAATACGCAGATTACGGTGTCAACCCAGTCTCCGGTTTGGATTATGCGTACTCTTGCCCTCGCGATGACAAGATGGAAGTGAGTGCTCTGACTCATGCGAAATGGTATGGCGCACCGGCTCCTGTCTTTGCCGCGCCAGATGCTGTGCTTGAAGAGCGCGGTCTGCTGGTGAACGGCGCAGTAGGACGTTGGACCAACAACGGCCACTGTAACGATGTTCCTGAAAGCGTGGATACCTCTAAACAAGTGTGGGAACGCGATGAGTGTAAGACTTACGTTGGTCAGAAAGCCGGTAAGTTCATTTGGGACGGTAGCAGCCAAGAAAGCGTGGAAGGCTGTGGCTGGTGGGGGCGTGGTGTTATCCAAACCACAGGCCGTCAAAACTTTGGTACGCTCAACCACTACTTAGGTCGTTCACACGTTGACCCATCAACCATTGGTAAAACGATTGATGGCGTCACGGTAGAAGCGCCACCGGAGAACCCACTGTACGCAGAGTTGGATTTTTGTTCTAACCCAGGTCTGATTTGTAGCTCGGAAGAGAACAAAGAGATCAAGTGGATCGCAGGCCTGTTCTACTGGGTCACCTCAGTACAAGCCTACAACGATGAGGGCGGTAAGTACGGCGATTGGAACTACTACAATGAGTTGAAGAAGTACGTGGACAGCGGTCTGCAAGGTTCTCAATTTATCGATGACGTTTCAGGTATCGTAAACCGCGGTTGTCCAGATTTGAGCTGTTCAACAGGTGATGTTCACAACGTGAAAGAACGCCGCGAGAACTTCAAACTGGTATTGCAAAAGCTGGGCCTTGACCCTCGATAATTAAGACAGAGTCATCTCGACAAGCGAAGCCACCACTGAAAAGTGGTGGCTTTTTTGCTCAACTATCGATGCCCGTACGAATGACAATTTCCGTTTCAAACCCATCAATACTTTGCTGATTTTTCTTTCGCCAATAGGCCTCAATGCCTTCTTTGCCTTGCTTCTCTGACCATGCTGCAAGTTCGTCTCGATCACCTTGATAATCAAACAATGGGACCGACATTCCACAAGAGGATTGCACGAGGTTGATGTCCAACACAAACAGTTGCCGCGTAGCGACGCTGGCCGGGAAAAGGGCAAGGTACTTTTGCCATTGTGGGTCAGTTTGATGAAGTACGGTGGCGTTGCCGTAAGTGCGAAGAATCAGCGGTGCGCCTTTAAACGCACACCACATGAGAGTCATGCGTGGGTTTTTAATCGTATGAGCCGCGGACTCGTTGCCACTGCCCGTTAAGTTTTGACAAACAATGGTTTTATGGTCGATAACTCTTAGCGAGTCCCCTCCTTTTGGGGAGAGATTGACGCTGCCTGTTTGCGCGGCGGTTGCGACGAAGAAAATCTTTTGCTGTTGAATAAAGTCGATGTGCTGCGGCGTTAACTCCAAATACTGTTTTCCCATCTCTTCTCCTAAAAAATTGGCATTGCGATAGCATTACTGTAGAGCAAAAGATAGGCAACGAAGAGGGGAAAAGTGAGAACGCGGTGAGTTGTCGTCAGAAAAGCGACCGAATAGAACATTTAGCGGCTAAATGGCCGAAAAGATGGAAATTTTTCGGCCGAAATGTGATGCAAGATAGGCTTTTCAGTGTGCTTCAAACGCGAGCGCTTTTTTCTCTACCTGGCGGAAAATCAGCGTCATGATGGCATTGATGGTGAGATAAAAAGCACCCGCCACACCAAATACCGTCAAGGTATCGTAGGTTTGCGCATTAATGCGTTGCGCGTATCCCATCAGATCCATGATGGTGATGGTGCTGGCTAACGAGGTGCCTTTGAACACCAAAATGACTTCGTTGGAATAAGCCGGTACGGCACGGCGCAGTGCGTAAGGTAGCAACACCTTCAATGTCACGAATTTGTTCATCCCAAGCGCGCGACAAGCTTGCCACTGCCCTGATGGAATGGCGTTAAATGCGCCTTTGAACAATTGAGTGCTGTAAGCGGCCGTGTTTAGCGCCAGTGCCAGCATGGCACAAAACCAAGGCTGACTTAGCCATTGCCAAACAAAGCTGTCGCGAATGGCGTCAAACTGGCCTGGGCCGTAATAGATCAGGAAAATCTGCACGAGCAGTGGCGTGCCAGTAAACAAGGTAATCAGGCCGCGGCTGAACCAGTGTAAGAGAGGTGTGCGTAGAATCAGCGTTGCTGTCATCAGCAACGATAAAATACAGCCCACCAACAGTGAAACCGCCGTTAGCTCAAGACTGGTGACTAAGCCTTCTAACAGTTGCCAGAGATGTTGTTCTTTCATGCTTTGGCTCCTTGAACAAGACTCAATCCTTGTGCGGAAAATTTGGCATCGATGATTTTTACCACGCGCTGGGTGACAAGCGTGATGACTAAGTAAATGGCCGCTGCGGTGGCATACCAAGTAAAGGCTTCATGAGTGGCCGCCGAGGTCAGTTGTGCTTGCTTGAGAAGATCCGTCACGCCGATTAATGACACCAAAGCCGTGTCTTTCAATAATACCAACCATTGGTTGGTCAGCCCTGGCAGCGCATGGCGCACCGCTTGTGGTAACACAATTCTAAAAAAAGTCCTGCTTTTGCTCATGCCAAGAGCACTGGCCGCTTCACGTTGACCCTTATTAACGGCTTTCAATGCGCCGCGAATGGTCTGAGAAGCGTAGGAAGCAAAAATCAAAGAAAGAGCAATCACACCAGAAAGAAACGGGCTTACTTCGATAAAATCGCCAGTCAGTAGAAACAGAACTTGTGTTGAGCCAAAGTAGATGAACAGCACCACCAAAAGCTCAGGCAAGCCGCGTAGCACCGTCACCAGTGCGATAGTTGGCCATTTCACTAGGCGATGACGAGTCATCTCGCCCCCGGCGAAAACAACCGCTAACACTAAACCGACGGCTAAGCTGACCAGCGCAAGCTGGATGGTCATCCAGCTTGCTTGGGCGAGAGAAAGAGAGTAACCCGTTAATGCCATATTAGTTACCGAAGTACTTATTGAAGATTGCTTGGTATTCGCCGTTTGCTTTTACCGCTTTTAGAGCGGCATTCAGTTGGTCGACCAAGGCTTGGTTGTCTTTGTTGACCGCAATACCAAAGCCATTACCAAAGTATTGTGCGTTGGTGACGTGCTCGCCGACATAAGCGAGATTGTTTTCCTTCTTAAACCATTCAGCCACAACAGCAGTATCACCAAACACGGAATCGATACGGCCATTTTTCATATCAAGAAACGCATCTTGATAGCTTGCGTATGGTACGGCAGTGACACCGGCCATTTGTTCTAGCAAAAAGCTTTGGTGAGTAGAGCCATTTTGTACGCCCACACGCTTGCCTTTCAGTGCGGCTTGGTCGGCAACCTTGCCTGCAAATGACACGAATGCCGCTGAGTTGTCGTAGTATGCATCGCTAAACGCCACTTGTTCTAAGCGTGCATCAGTAATGTCCATTGCTGAGATTGCTGCGTCATAACGTTTGAATTTCAGAGCAGGAATCAAGCTGTCGAAGGCTTGGTTATGGAAGGAACATTTCGCCTCGATCTGTTTACACAGCGCGTTAGCCAAATCAACATCAAAACCCTGAATTTGATTGTTTTCATCCATGTATTCGAAGGGGGCGTAGGTGGCTTCCATCGCAAATTTAATCTCTTGTTGTGCCGCTGCATTGGCAGAAACAAGGCCGATAAGGGACGCCAGTAAAATCTTTTTCATTGCAATACTCCGTGTCAATTTGTGCGCTGACGTCAAAGACGAACAGTCAGCTTATCGTCATTTCCGTTCTGATTAGGTTGGGCGGAATTTGCCGCCACAAAACTAAACTGATTGGATGGGTTGTTGTTAGTGTTTTAAATATTCGGCAAACGCGCGGGTTTGCGGTTCGCTGAAAGCTTGTTTGGTGCCGTGCTCAACGATATGACCTTTTTCGAGATACAGGACATGGCTTGCGATCTTCTTGGCGAAATCGACTTCGTGAGTGACGACAACTTGGGTGATGCCAGTATCGCTCAGGCCTGAAATGATCTTCACGACTTGATTCGTGATTTCAGGATCCAAAGCGGCGGTGGGCTCATCAAACAGCAGCACTTCCGGTTTCATCATTAACGCTCTCGCGATAGCGACACGCTGTTGCTGACCACCAGAAAGTTGCAACGGCCATGCATCCGCCTTATCCGCGAGCTGCAAGGTCGCCAAAATTTCTTTTGCTTGCTCAACCGCCTCTGTTTTCGCGACGCCGAGTACTCGTATCGGCGCTTCAATCAGGTTCTCAATGACAGTGAGATGTGGCCATAGGTTGTATTGCTGAAACACCATGCCGACTTTTCGACGCAGCAGCAGGCCATCGGCTTCACTTGGAGAAGAAGCAAAATCAAAGGCTTGATTCGCAATGGTCAGCTGACCGTTGTCTGCGGATTCAAGTAAGTTCAGCACACGCAGTAGAGAACTCTTACCCGCACCGCTTGGGCCCAGTAAAACCAATGTTTCGCCTTTCGCACATTCAAAGCTAATGTTGTGCAAAATTTGGTTGGAACCATAAGATTTATTAACGCTTTTTACTTGAATAGACATGCTACTAATCTGCATCGGTTGTCATTTTGGCTTATGCTAGCATTTTTGCAGATCTATGCAATAAAAATGTATAAAAATTTATTTTGTTAAATTATTGTTCACTATTTAATCGCTTTGGTAGTGTCTCCTACTGGTGTGAGCAGTTGGTATTTTCTAGGCAACACAATATTGACATTGCGGAGAATTTCTAACCGGAAACGATCACAGCATGACTTTCTATTGACGTGAAAATTGAAAGGCTCGCTACTATAGAGTGACAGTGATGGATATGGAGAATATCAAATGAAAAAGACAATGTTAGCGTTAGGTGGTGTGGTGATTCTTTTAGCGGGCTGCCAAGATGACAAGCAAGCACAAGCCCCTGCAGCCACGCCTAGCGAAGAGACACAAGCCGTTGTCGTGGTGGAGTCAAACCAATCTGCGGGTACGGATGTTGTAACCACTGAAACGTTTGTCGATAGTGCGCACAATGCGAAAAACGCATTGGACTGGAATGGTACGTATACTGGCACTCTACCTTGCGCCGATTGTAGCGGTATCGATGTGACCTTAACATTGAACAACGATGGCAGTTACGTTTTAGAAGAAACTTACCAAGGCAAACAAGATGGTACGTTCAAGTCTGAAGGCCACTTTAACTGGGATGAGAGTGGCAGTGTGGTGACATTGGAAGGAGAGGGGTCACTGAACCAATACTTCGTTGGCGAAAATACGCTGATGATGCTCGACATCAACGGTCAGCAGATCACGGGTGATTTGGCCGACTTCTACCGTCTTAAAAAACAATAAGCAAAAGTGTACCTGATCCCCCATCAGGATCCATGTTGAATGCTCTAATCTAGTCCGAGGGTGATAACCTTCGGACTTTTCTTTCTCTTGATGCGTATAGCTTTGATGTGGATGATACCGCCTAGATCCCAGCATTTTAAAGTCACTTGGGTGTATACTCTCTATTCATTCACCCAAATTAAAACGCACATCACCCATCGTCACGACAATCTTTGATTCGCCAAGCGTTACACGTTGAACCACGTTAAAAAATCGATGGTAGAAAAAAGCAGGAACACAGAGCATGAAATACGGACTTTTAATCATTTCTCACATCGCGATGTTGGTTTGTGGTATCGGGTTAGGGATTTATCTTCTGCCGATTTTGATTCAACCTACGAGTCCCTCTCAACAGGCGGTTGAAAGCGTCGTGCTTGCTCCAAATTATCAAGGGGAATTTAGCCGTGATCGTGCTGATAGCGATTTCTTACATTGGGGAGAGGGCAAGCTTGTGATTGATGCACAAAGTATTGCTTTTTCGGGTGAACTCGCCCCAGGTCCCGACTATAAGCTTTATCTATCGCCAACGTTTATTGAGACAGAAGCTGACTTCTTAGCCAACAAAGAGCAGTTGGTCCGCGTTGGAGATGTCAAAACATTTGACCGTTTTATTCTGCCCATTCCAAGTGATGTGGACGTGGCAAACTACACAACGGCGATTGTATGGTGTGAAAGCTTCGATCAATTTATCTCGTCAGCCAAATATCGTTAACACCGCGTTGCTTATGGTGACACCAACAAGTGTCAAGCGATGGCGAGATTGACTGATTTTCCCAAAAGTTAACGTTTTTATCACTACCAATTTCCATTAATGTCGGTTTTTTTATAGAGTAGCGCGCTAAAGTGCAGAACATCATTTACACACCGGGGTTTTAGAGTGGAAAAAGTACAGCTGATCATTGAATTCTTATTGCAGCATAAGCTTTTCTTCACAGCATTGATCATCATCTTTGTTGTTCTAGTGAGACAAGTGATCTTGGCTCGTATTCGTGGCGAAGTGGCCTTCATCACGGAAAAGCAACGTAGCTGGATGTCTCGCACCAAGAATGGTGCCTTTGCCATCACCAGCTTAATTCTGTTTGTTTTGTGGCAATCGGAAATCAACCAGTTTGCGCTATCGGTGACCGCCATTGCCGTTGCGATTGTGGTGGCGTCAAAAGAAATTATTCTCTGTTTTACTGGTTCGATACAGCGTGCTAGCTCACGCTCATTTCGTGTAGGGGATTGGATCGAAGTAGGAAAAATATCAGGTCAAGTGATTGATCATAATATGATGGCAACGGTGATCCAAGAAATAGACTTAAACCACGGTCAATATCATTACACTGGAAAGACAGTGACATTGCCCAACAGTATGTTTTTTACTTATCCGGTAAAAAACCTTAATTTTATGAAGCGGTACGTATACCATAATTTTCTAATTGTTGTGCCTGACTTTGTGAATTTATATCCATTATTGCCAGATCTAGAGAATAAAATAGAGGAACATTGTCACTATTTTTCAGACGTTGCAAAACGATATAACGCGATGATCGAAAAACATGCGGGTGTGGATTTACCAGGTGCGGAACCTCATATTCATATCACGAGCTCGGCCGCAGGCGAGCAGGTGGTGAATTTTATGATTTTTTGTCCTACGGAAAAGGCTGTTCATCTTGAAAGCTTGATTCGTCAAGATTTTATGTCCCTTTATGAAGAACGTTATCCTCGTTCAATTAATTGAGAATAGCTATCGTCAGGATTGAAATCTTGAATGGACGATGTCAAATTAGGGGCGTAATGTTCACGCCCATAATTGTGGCGTTGTCATAATTTGGAATGATGATTCATCGCGTAATATTTACCCTTTGTTTATTTTGAATATAAATGTAACACGGGTTGAAATAATAGTGGTGAATGTATTTTGCCTCAGTTGAACGATCAACTTTCTACTGTTTTCAGTTGAACTTAAATGGAATTTCAGGTGGCTAATTCTTCTAAATTTGTCTTGGAATTCAATTCTCTATAAAAATAAAGAAAAGATGACTTAAGACCTGGTGTT from Vibrio vulnificus NBRC 15645 = ATCC 27562 encodes the following:
- a CDS encoding copper resistance protein NlpE, encoding MKKTMLALGGVVILLAGCQDDKQAQAPAATPSEETQAVVVVESNQSAGTDVVTTETFVDSAHNAKNALDWNGTYTGTLPCADCSGIDVTLTLNNDGSYVLEETYQGKQDGTFKSEGHFNWDESGSVVTLEGEGSLNQYFVGENTLMMLDINGQQITGDLADFYRLKKQ
- a CDS encoding mechanosensitive ion channel family protein; protein product: MEKVQLIIEFLLQHKLFFTALIIIFVVLVRQVILARIRGEVAFITEKQRSWMSRTKNGAFAITSLILFVLWQSEINQFALSVTAIAVAIVVASKEIILCFTGSIQRASSRSFRVGDWIEVGKISGQVIDHNMMATVIQEIDLNHGQYHYTGKTVTLPNSMFFTYPVKNLNFMKRYVYHNFLIVVPDFVNLYPLLPDLENKIEEHCHYFSDVAKRYNAMIEKHAGVDLPGAEPHIHITSSAAGEQVVNFMIFCPTEKAVHLESLIRQDFMSLYEERYPRSIN
- a CDS encoding arginine ABC transporter substrate-binding protein encodes the protein MKKILLASLIGLVSANAAAQQEIKFAMEATYAPFEYMDENNQIQGFDVDLANALCKQIEAKCSFHNQAFDSLIPALKFKRYDAAISAMDITDARLEQVAFSDAYYDNSAAFVSFAGKVADQAALKGKRVGVQNGSTHQSFLLEQMAGVTAVPYASYQDAFLDMKNGRIDSVFGDTAVVAEWFKKENNLAYVGEHVTNAQYFGNGFGIAVNKDNQALVDQLNAALKAVKANGEYQAIFNKYFGN
- the artM gene encoding arginine ABC transporter permease ArtM, which codes for MKEQHLWQLLEGLVTSLELTAVSLLVGCILSLLMTATLILRTPLLHWFSRGLITLFTGTPLLVQIFLIYYGPGQFDAIRDSFVWQWLSQPWFCAMLALALNTAAYSTQLFKGAFNAIPSGQWQACRALGMNKFVTLKVLLPYALRRAVPAYSNEVILVFKGTSLASTITIMDLMGYAQRINAQTYDTLTVFGVAGAFYLTINAIMTLIFRQVEKKALAFEAH
- the artP gene encoding arginine ABC transporter ATP-binding protein ArtP, which encodes MSIQVKSVNKSYGSNQILHNISFECAKGETLVLLGPSGAGKSSLLRVLNLLESADNGQLTIANQAFDFASSPSEADGLLLRRKVGMVFQQYNLWPHLTVIENLIEAPIRVLGVAKTEAVEQAKEILATLQLADKADAWPLQLSGGQQQRVAIARALMMKPEVLLFDEPTAALDPEITNQVVKIISGLSDTGITQVVVTHEVDFAKKIASHVLYLEKGHIVEHGTKQAFSEPQTRAFAEYLKH
- a CDS encoding pyridoxamine 5'-phosphate oxidase family protein, whose translation is MGKQYLELTPQHIDFIQQQKIFFVATAAQTGSVNLSPKGGDSLRVIDHKTIVCQNLTGSGNESAAHTIKNPRMTLMWCAFKGAPLILRTYGNATVLHQTDPQWQKYLALFPASVATRQLFVLDINLVQSSCGMSVPLFDYQGDRDELAAWSEKQGKEGIEAYWRKKNQQSIDGFETEIVIRTGIDS
- the artQ gene encoding arginine ABC transporter permease ArtQ, whose amino-acid sequence is MALTGYSLSLAQASWMTIQLALVSLAVGLVLAVVFAGGEMTRHRLVKWPTIALVTVLRGLPELLVVLFIYFGSTQVLFLLTGDFIEVSPFLSGVIALSLIFASYASQTIRGALKAVNKGQREAASALGMSKSRTFFRIVLPQAVRHALPGLTNQWLVLLKDTALVSLIGVTDLLKQAQLTSAATHEAFTWYATAAAIYLVITLVTQRVVKIIDAKFSAQGLSLVQGAKA
- a CDS encoding Ig-like domain-containing protein, which translates into the protein MNNKALRLVPTVLALAVSMAFPVAQAAVNSEISIVGSESQWWNTYKVSLTNTGSNAIELRDAKIVFDSNLTMSSPSWSAAGISYPNMSFTSNAQGNVFKNTLALGFDNGSWVKSQLPSGQSIVLTIGVSGVLDMTLLQDTIRLIADDEGEVGDPELSLKIASPMNGAEFEEGQTVTMLANVTATNTTVKAVTFFVDNQQVARVTQAPFQANWLSAGVGPHTIKAMVESHSGLKQEQAVSITVKEKQVEPPVDPVVRELAFVAPTQGQTLTVDQATTIQARVEGDSISTLEFWANDRKLGQRNITPTQTTYSHSWTPSEVGNAALKVVVLDQNNQLVEQRSIAVSIQDEPSFVSPEVSFISPANGSKFEEGNTVAITVRATDADDDLSRVIVKANNQQICAFNASTESQYSCNWTASQVGDVTLEALATDAENLTSTARVKITVEKVETPTPPPPGDLCADFNVYPDWTRGDHATGGDIMVHKNIAYSAVYWTQSVPGSDSSWSLHLNCDGTDPGTAPALSLRNPMDPVRLEVAGWPNTFVVASPSTQAPNTLAVEASSSDALADVEQLTRAFVSVLEQAENAGTASIVIQSDVLDLATRDKGASFGTVAVKQALTNAIDITGSRIDIDAINELSDDVKGWANAHNLIFTTLAPQATFGWSLSIGEFAYDTHSGRQSVWDEASVFTADLLDNFELYKVDSANKADFVAFTKSSETAALTSEQWHHALEFVKQVTDYVEAPAMLSNMPTEQSANYFMGNTQSEQQIRKAAYSNVFALMFDQDSPVLTSKIELYQTAKVPLYYVGEELEKGSLTRIEALNQELTNAENVMNNEVFLYETPQSQWVPSTVYKWNDFLDGLNAMHNIGVAGNKFWLMNDEDDDATNIKYAKVAIAAFLAQSMQETIRYNACDENNWSEVKYGAPADYPMTASCGQLGQKYADYGVNPVSGLDYAYSCPRDDKMEVSALTHAKWYGAPAPVFAAPDAVLEERGLLVNGAVGRWTNNGHCNDVPESVDTSKQVWERDECKTYVGQKAGKFIWDGSSQESVEGCGWWGRGVIQTTGRQNFGTLNHYLGRSHVDPSTIGKTIDGVTVEAPPENPLYAELDFCSNPGLICSSEENKEIKWIAGLFYWVTSVQAYNDEGGKYGDWNYYNELKKYVDSGLQGSQFIDDVSGIVNRGCPDLSCSTGDVHNVKERRENFKLVLQKLGLDPR
- a CDS encoding DM13 domain-containing protein, translated to MKYGLLIISHIAMLVCGIGLGIYLLPILIQPTSPSQQAVESVVLAPNYQGEFSRDRADSDFLHWGEGKLVIDAQSIAFSGELAPGPDYKLYLSPTFIETEADFLANKEQLVRVGDVKTFDRFILPIPSDVDVANYTTAIVWCESFDQFISSAKYR